One genomic segment of Agromyces intestinalis includes these proteins:
- the trmD gene encoding tRNA (guanosine(37)-N1)-methyltransferase TrmD: MRIDIVTIFPSFFDVLDLSLLGKARESGLLEVTAHDLRDFTHDRHRTVDDTPYGGGAGMVMKPEPWGEAVDSIVGDGASDALLVVPSPAGEPFTQALARELAAEQHLVFACGRYEGIDQRVVDHYATRMRVRLISLGDYVLNGGEVAVMAMIEAAGRLVPGVVGNPESLIEESHENGLLEYPVYTKPAVWRGLEVPPVLLSGHHGKVAEWRHEQQVERTRRVRPELLGDEPHAAG; encoded by the coding sequence GTGCGGATCGACATCGTCACGATCTTCCCGTCGTTCTTCGACGTGCTCGACCTGTCTCTGCTCGGCAAGGCGCGCGAATCCGGCCTGCTCGAAGTCACCGCGCACGACCTGCGCGACTTCACCCACGACCGCCACCGCACCGTCGACGACACGCCGTACGGCGGAGGCGCAGGCATGGTCATGAAGCCCGAGCCGTGGGGCGAGGCGGTCGACTCGATCGTGGGCGACGGGGCATCCGACGCCCTGCTCGTCGTGCCCTCGCCCGCCGGCGAGCCGTTCACCCAGGCGCTCGCACGCGAACTCGCCGCCGAGCAGCACCTGGTGTTCGCCTGCGGGCGCTACGAGGGCATCGACCAGCGAGTCGTCGACCACTACGCGACCCGCATGCGGGTGCGACTCATCTCGCTCGGCGACTACGTGCTCAACGGCGGCGAGGTCGCCGTGATGGCGATGATCGAGGCCGCCGGGCGACTGGTGCCCGGCGTGGTGGGCAATCCCGAGTCGCTCATCGAGGAGTCGCACGAGAACGGTCTGCTCGAATACCCCGTCTACACCAAGCCCGCCGTCTGGCGCGGGCTCGAGGTGCCGCCCGTGCTGCTGAGCGGGCACCACGGCAAGGTCGCCGAATGGCGGCACGAGCAGCAGGTCGAGCGCACCCGCCGGGTTCGGCCCGAATTGCTCGGCGACGAGCCGCACGCCGCCGGCTGA